In the Populus trichocarpa isolate Nisqually-1 chromosome 1, P.trichocarpa_v4.1, whole genome shotgun sequence genome, one interval contains:
- the LOC18094302 gene encoding linoleate 13S-lipoxygenase 2-1, chloroplastic isoform X2, whose translation MLKPQLHQSHLSTKIPFLLPKPFIHGSGHASFPVYSRSLSTKANKKVRVGYKHGSIKSIASVTQQSTDVKAVVTVKQTVVDFWTEIGIERGLDDFTDLFGKTLLLELVSAELDPKTGLEKPSIRKYAHKIDHEGEDIKYEADFVVPPDFGEIGAIFVENEHHKEMYLHDVVLDGFPTGPVHVTCDSWIHSKFDNKKKRLFFTNKSYLPSETPNGLTKLRKEELETLRGNDNGERKKGERIYDYDVYNDLGNPDSDPETARPVLGGKEHPYPRRCRTGRPRTESDPLTETRSSSFYVPRDEEFSEVKMGTFSAKTLKSVLHALVPSLSTAIVDSELGFPFFSSIDALFNEGINLPPLKKQGFWKDLLPNLFRAITDGTKDVLKFETPDTMERDRFFWFRDEEFARQTLSGLNPCCIKMVTEWPLRSKLDPEIYGPQESAITAEMVEQEIKGFMTCGQAVKDQKLFILDYHDLFLPFVSTIRELKGTTLYGSRTLFFLTHEGTLRPLAIELTRPPMDGKPQWKQVFRPAWHSTGVWLWRLAKAHVLAHESGYHQLISHWLRTHCCTEPYIIAANRQLSEMHPIYRLLHPHFRYTMEINALARQYLISAKGVIETSFFPGKYSMELSSVVYDQEWRFDYEALPKDLINRGMAVEDPSAPHGLKLMVEDYPYANDGLVLWDIIKEWVSDYVNHYYADSSLIVSDNELQAWWTEVRTVGHADKKDEPWWPVLKTPQDLIETLTTIIWIASGHHAAVNFGQYTYAGYFPNRPTTARMNMPTEDPNDELLKLFWEKPEVILLTTFPSQIQATTVMAILDVLSNHSPDEEYLGQQIEPAWTEEPAINAAFVKFNGRLKEFEGIIDERNADIKLKNRNGAGVVPYELLKPFSDPGVTGKGVPYSISI comes from the exons ATGTTGAAGCCACAGCTTCACCAGTCACACCTTTCAACAAAAATCCCTTTTCTACTACCTAAACCATTCATCCATGGCAGTGGTCATGCTTCTTTTCCTGTGTATTCAAGGTCCTTGTCCactaaagcaaacaaaaaagttCGTGTTGGCTATAAACATGGAAGCATTAAATCTATAGCTAGTGTCACACAGCAGTCCACAGATGTTAAGGCTGTGGTGACTGTGAAACAAACAGTTGTTGATTTTTGGACAGAAATAGGGATAGAACGAGGACTGGATGATTTTACAGACCTGTTTGGCAAAACACTCCTCTTGGAGCTTGTTAGTGCGGAGCTTGACCCAA AGACGGGATTAGAGAAGCCCTCAATTCGAAAGTACGCACACAAGATAGATCATGAAGGGGAGGATATCAAGTATGAAGCGGATTTTGTGGTTCCACCAGATTTTGGAGAGATTGGTGccatttttgttgaaaatgagCACCATAAAGAGATGTACCTTCATGATGTTGTGCTTGATGGCTTCCCTACTGGACCAGTTCATGTGACTTGTGATTCATGGATCCATTCGAAGTTTgacaataaaaagaagagactCTTTTTCACTAATAAG TCATACTTGCCATCAGAAACACCAAATGGATTGACAAAACTGAGAAAGGAAGAACTCGAAACTTTACGAGGCAATGACAATGGAGAACGAAAGAAAGGTGAAAGGATCTATGACTATGATGTGTACAATGATCTTGGAAATCCTGATAGTGATCCAGAGACAGCAAGGCCGGTGCTAGGTGGCAAAGAGCACCCGTACCCTAGGCGTTGCCGTACTGGCCGACCACGGACCGAGTCAG ATCCACTTACGGAGACAAGGAGTAGCAGTTTCTACGTGCCTCGAGATGAAGAATTCTCAGAAGTAAAGATGGGCACGTTTTCTGCCAAGACTCTCAAATCAGTATTGCATGCCCTAGTACCTTCTCTATCAACCGCTATTGTTGACAGTGAACTTGGATTCCCATTCTTCAGTTCCATTGACGCACTATTCAATGAAGGAATCAATTTGCCTCCCCTTAAGAAACAGGGGTTTTGGAAAGATCTTCTGCCTAACCTTTTCAGGGCCATAACTGATGGAACTAAAGATGTCTTGAAATTTGAGACTCCTGATACCATGGAga GAGACAGATTTTTTTGGTTCAGGGATGAAGAATTTGCTAGACAGACTCTTTCTGGTCTCAACCCTTGTTGCATCAAAATGGTCACG GAATGGCCATTAAGGAGTAAACTAGACCCTGAAATCTACGGTCCCCAAGAATCAGCAATCACTGCAGAAATGGTTGAGCAAGAAATCAAAGGGTTCATGACATGTGGACAG GCAGTAAAAGATCAGAAGCTTTTCATCCTTGACTACCATGATTTATTCCTACCTTTCGTAAGCACAATAAGAGAGCTGAAAGGCACGACACTATACGGGTCACGGACATTGTTCTTCTTAACCCATGAAGGAACATTGAGACCACTAGCTATTGAGCTCACTCGACCACCGATGGATGGTAAGCCGCAATGGAAGCAAGTGTTTAGACCAGCTTGGCATTCCACTGGTGTTTGGCTTTGGAGGCTTGCCAAAGCTCATGTCCTTGCACATGAGTCTGGCTATCACCAACTTATTAGTCACTG GCTAAGAACACATTGCTGCACAGAACCATACATAATCGCGGCCAATCGCCAACTTAGTGAAATGCATCCAATCTACAGACTCTTGCACCCGCATTTCCGGTACACAATGGAGATCAATGCTCTAGCTCGACAATATCTAATTAGTGCAAAAGGGGTTATAGAGACGTCATTCTTTCCTGGCAAGTATTCTATGGAATTAAGCTCTGTTGTCTATGATCAAGAATGGCGGTTTGACTACGAGGCGCTGCCCAAGGATCTAATAAACAG GGGAATGGCTGTGGAAGATCCATCTGCTCCACATGGATTGAAATTGATGGTGGAAGACTATCCATATGCCAATGATGGTTTGGTTTTATGGGATATCATCAAAGAGTGGGTTAGTGACTATGTCAATCACTACTATGCAGACTCAAGTCTCATTGTGTCTGATAATGAGCTCCAAGCATGGTGGACAGAAGTTCGAACGGTAGGTCACGCTGACAAGAAAGATGAACCCTGGTGGCCTGTGCTTAAAACACCTCAGGACCTTATTGAAACCCTGACAACTATCATATGGATAGCCTCCGGTCATCATGCCGCAGTGAATTTCGGACAATATACATATGCAGGATACTTTCCAAATAGGCCTACAACTGCTAGGATGAATATGCCAACCGAAGACCCGAACGATGAGTTGCTGAAACTATTTTGGGAGAAACCTGAAGTGATACTATTGACAACATTCCCTTCACAAATTCAGGCTACAACAGTGATGGCTATATTGGATGTGCTATCAAATCATTCTCCCGATGAGGAGTATCTTGGGCAGCAAATAGAGCCAGCATGGACAGAGGAACCGGCTATAAATGCGGCTTTCGTAAAGTTCAATGGGAGGTTGAAGGAGTTTGAAggaattattgatgaaaggaatGCTGACATTAAATTGAAGAATAGAAACGGAGCTGGCGTTGTGCCTTATGAGCTTTTGAAGCCATTTTCTGACCCTGGAGTTACAGGAAAAGGAGTTCCTTACAGCATCTCTATCTGA
- the LOC18094302 gene encoding linoleate 13S-lipoxygenase 2-1, chloroplastic isoform X3, whose amino-acid sequence MLKPQLHQSHLSTKIPFLLPKPFIHGSGHASFPVYSRSLSPKANKKVRVGYKHGSIKSIASVTQQSTDVKAVVTVKETVVDFWTEIGIERGLDDFTDLFGKTLLLELVSAELDPKTGLEKPSIRKYAHKIDHEGEDIKYEADFVVPPDFGEIGAIFVENEHHKEMYLHDVVLDGFPTGPVHVTCDSWIHSKFDNKKKRLFFTNKSYLPSETPNGLTKLRKEELETLRGNDNGERKKGERIYDYDVYNDLGNPDSDPETARPVLGGKEHPYPRRCRTGRPRTESDPLTETRSSSFYVPRDEEFSEVKMGTFSAKTLKSVLHALVPSLSTAIVDSELGFPFFSSIDALFNEGINLPPLKKQGFWKDLLPNLFRAITDGTKDVLKFETPDTMERDRFFWFRDEEFARQTLSGLNPCCIKMVTEWPLRSKLDPEIYGPQESAITAEMVEQEIKGFMTCGQAVKDQKLFILDYHDLFLPFVSTIRELKGTTLYGSRTLFFLTHEGTLRPLAIELTRPPMDGKPQWKQVFRPAWHSTGVWLWRLAKAHVLAHESGYHQLISHWLRTHCCTEPYIIAANRQLSEMHPIYRLLHPHFRYTMEINALARQYLISAKGVIETSFFPGKYSMELSSVVYDQEWRFDYEALPKDLINRGMAVEDPSAPHGLKLMVEDYPYANDGLVLWDIIKEWVSDYVNHYYADSSLIVSDNELQAWWTEVRTVGHADKKDEPWWPVLKTPQDLIETLTTIIWIASGHHAAVNFGQYTYAGYFPNRPTTARMNMPTEDPNDELLKLFWEKPEVILLTTFPSQIQATTVMAILDVLSNHSPDEEYLGQQIEPAWTEEPAINAAFVKFNGRLKEFEGIIDERNADIKLKNRNGAGVVPYELLKPFSDPGVTGKGVPYSISI is encoded by the exons ATGTTGAAGCCACAGCTTCACCAGTCACACCTTTCAACAAAAATCCCTTTTCTACTACCTAAACCATTCATCCATGGCAGTGGTCATGCTTCTTTTCCTGTGTATTCAAGGTCCTTGTCCcctaaagcaaacaaaaaagttCGTGTTGGCTATAAACATGGAAGCATTAAATCTATAGCTAGTGTCACACAGCAGTCCACAGATGTTAAGGCTGTGGTGACTGTGAAAGAAACAGTTGTTGATTTTTGGACAGAAATAGGGATAGAACGAGGACTTGATGATTTTACAGACCTGTTTGGCAAAACACTCCTCTTGGAGCTTGTTAGTGCCGAGCTTGACCCAA AGACGGGATTAGAGAAGCCCTCAATTCGAAAGTACGCACACAAGATAGATCATGAAGGGGAGGATATCAAGTATGAAGCGGATTTTGTGGTTCCACCAGATTTTGGAGAGATTGGTGccatttttgttgaaaatgagCACCATAAAGAGATGTACCTTCATGATGTTGTGCTTGATGGCTTCCCTACTGGACCAGTTCATGTGACTTGTGATTCATGGATCCATTCGAAGTTTgacaataaaaagaagagactCTTTTTCACTAATAAG TCATACTTGCCATCAGAAACACCAAATGGATTGACAAAACTGAGAAAGGAAGAACTCGAAACTTTACGAGGCAATGACAATGGAGAACGAAAGAAAGGTGAAAGGATCTATGACTATGATGTGTACAATGATCTTGGAAATCCTGATAGTGATCCAGAGACAGCAAGGCCGGTGCTAGGTGGCAAAGAGCACCCGTACCCTAGGCGTTGCCGTACTGGCCGACCACGGACCGAGTCAG ATCCACTTACGGAGACAAGGAGTAGCAGTTTCTACGTGCCTCGAGATGAAGAATTCTCAGAAGTAAAGATGGGCACGTTTTCTGCCAAGACTCTCAAATCAGTATTGCATGCCCTAGTACCTTCTCTATCAACCGCTATTGTTGACAGTGAACTTGGATTCCCATTCTTCAGTTCCATTGACGCACTATTCAATGAAGGAATCAATTTGCCTCCCCTTAAGAAACAGGGGTTTTGGAAAGATCTTCTGCCTAACCTTTTCAGGGCCATAACTGATGGAACTAAAGATGTCTTGAAATTTGAGACTCCTGATACCATGGAga GAGACAGATTTTTTTGGTTCAGGGATGAAGAATTTGCTAGACAGACTCTTTCTGGTCTCAACCCTTGTTGCATCAAAATGGTCACG GAATGGCCATTAAGGAGTAAACTAGACCCTGAAATCTACGGTCCCCAAGAATCAGCAATCACTGCAGAAATGGTTGAGCAAGAAATCAAAGGGTTCATGACATGTGGACAG GCAGTAAAAGATCAGAAGCTTTTCATCCTTGACTACCATGATTTATTCCTACCTTTCGTAAGCACAATAAGAGAGCTGAAAGGCACGACACTATACGGGTCACGGACATTGTTCTTCTTAACCCATGAAGGAACATTGAGACCACTAGCTATTGAGCTCACTCGACCACCGATGGATGGTAAGCCGCAATGGAAGCAAGTGTTTAGACCAGCTTGGCATTCCACTGGTGTTTGGCTTTGGAGGCTTGCCAAAGCTCATGTCCTTGCACATGAGTCTGGCTATCACCAACTTATTAGTCACTG GCTAAGAACACATTGCTGCACAGAACCATACATAATCGCGGCCAATCGCCAACTTAGTGAAATGCATCCAATCTACAGACTCTTGCACCCGCATTTCCGGTACACAATGGAGATCAATGCTCTAGCTCGACAATATCTAATTAGTGCAAAAGGGGTTATAGAGACGTCATTCTTTCCTGGCAAGTATTCTATGGAATTAAGCTCTGTTGTCTATGATCAAGAATGGCGGTTTGACTACGAGGCGCTGCCCAAGGATCTAATAAACAG GGGAATGGCTGTGGAAGATCCATCTGCTCCACATGGATTGAAATTGATGGTGGAAGACTATCCATATGCCAATGATGGTTTGGTTTTATGGGATATCATCAAAGAGTGGGTTAGTGACTATGTCAATCACTACTATGCAGACTCAAGTCTCATTGTGTCTGATAATGAGCTCCAAGCATGGTGGACAGAAGTTCGAACGGTAGGTCACGCTGACAAGAAAGATGAACCCTGGTGGCCTGTGCTTAAAACACCTCAGGACCTTATTGAAACCCTGACAACTATCATATGGATAGCCTCCGGTCATCATGCCGCAGTGAATTTCGGACAATATACATATGCAGGATACTTTCCAAATAGGCCTACAACTGCTAGGATGAATATGCCAACCGAAGACCCGAACGATGAGTTGCTGAAACTATTTTGGGAGAAACCTGAAGTGATACTATTGACAACATTCCCTTCACAAATTCAGGCTACAACAGTGATGGCTATATTGGATGTGCTATCAAATCATTCTCCCGATGAGGAGTATCTTGGGCAGCAAATAGAGCCAGCATGGACAGAGGAACCGGCTATAAATGCGGCTTTCGTAAAGTTCAATGGGAGGTTGAAGGAGTTTGAAggaattattgatgaaaggaatGCTGACATTAAATTGAAGAATAGAAACGGAGCTGGCGTTGTGCCTTATGAGCTTTTGAAGCCATTTTCTGACCCTGGAGTTACAGGAAAAGGAGTTCCTTACAGCATCTCTATCTGA
- the LOC18094302 gene encoding linoleate 13S-lipoxygenase 2-1, chloroplastic isoform X1, whose protein sequence is MLKPQLHQSHLSTKIPFLLPKPFIHGSGHASFPVYSRSLSPKANKKVRVGYKHGSIKSIASVTQQSTDVKAVVTVKETVVDFWTEIGIERGLDDFTDLFGKTLLLELVSAELDPKTGLEKPSIRKYAHKIDHEGEDIKYEADFVVPPDFGEIGAIFVENEHHKEMYLHDVVLDGFPTGPVHVTCDSWIHPKFDNEKKRIFFTNKSYLPSETPNGLTKLRKEELETLRGNDNGERKKGERIYDYDVYNDLGNPDSDPETARPVLGGKEHPYPRRCRTGRPRTESDPLTETRSSSFYVPRDEEFSEVKMGTFSAKTLKSVLHALVPSLSTAIVDSELGFPFFSSIDALFNEGINLPPLKKQGFWKDLLPNLFRAITDGTKDVLKFETPDTMERDRFFWFRDEEFARQTLSGLNPCCIKMVTEWPLRSKLDPEIYGPQESAITAEMVEQEIKGFMTCGQAVKDQKLFILDYHDLFLPFVSTIRELKGTTLYGSRTLFFLTHEGTLRPLAIELTRPPMDGKPQWKQVFRPAWHSTGVWLWRLAKAHVLAHESGYHQLISHWLRTHCCTEPYIIAANRQLSEMHPIYRLLHPHFRYTMEINALARQYLISAKGVIETSFFPGKYSMELSSVVYDQEWRFDYEALPKDLINRGMAVEDPSAPHGLKLMVEDYPYANDGLVLWDIIKEWVSDYVNHYYADSSLIVSDNELQAWWTEVRTVGHADKKDEPWWPVLKTPQDLIETLTTIIWIASGHHAAVNFGQYTYAGYFPNRPTTARMNMPTEDPNDELLKLFWEKPEVILLTTFPSQIQATTVMAILDVLSNHSPDEEYLGQEIEPAWTEEPAINAAFVKFNGRLKEFEGIIDERNADIKLKNRNGAGVVPYELLKPFSDPGVTGKGVPYSISI, encoded by the exons ATGTTGAAGCCACAGCTTCACCAGTCACACCTTTCAACAAAAATCCCTTTTCTACTACCTAAACCATTCATCCATGGCAGTGGTCATGCTTCTTTTCCTGTGTATTCAAGGTCCTTGTCCcctaaagcaaacaaaaaagttCGTGTTGGCTATAAACATGGAAGCATTAAATCTATAGCTAGTGTCACACAGCAGTCCACAGATGTTAAGGCTGTGGTGACTGTGAAAGAAACAGTTGTTGATTTTTGGACAGAAATAGGGATAGAACGAGGACTTGATGATTTTACAGACCTGTTTGGCAAAACACTCCTCTTGGAGCTTGTTAGTGCCGAGCTTGACCCAA AGACGGGATTAGAGAAGCCCTCAATTCGAAAGTACGCGCACAAGATAGATCATGAAGGAGAGGATATCAAGTATGAAGCGGATTTTGTGGTTCCACCAGATTTTGGAGAGATTGGTGccatttttgttgaaaatgagCACCATAAAGAGATGTACCTTCATGATGTTGTGCTTGATGGCTTCCCTACTGGACCAGTTCATGTGACTTGCGATTCATGGATCCATCCGAAGTTTGACaatgaaaagaagagaatcTTTTTCACTAATAAG TCATACTTGCCATCAGAAACACCAAACGGATTGACAAAACTGAGAAAGGAAGAACTCGAGACTTTACGAGGCAATGACAATGGAGAACGAAAGAAAGGTGAAAGGATCTATGACTATGATGTGTACAATGATCTTGGAAATCCTGATAGTGATCCAGAGACAGCAAGGCCGGTGCTAGGTGGCAAAGAGCACCCGTACCCTAGGCGTTGCCGTACTGGCCGACCACGGACCGAGTCAG ATCCACTTACGGAGACAAGGAGTAGCAGCTTCTACGTTCCTCGAGATGAAGAATTCTCAGAAGTAAAGATGGGCACGTTTTCTGCCAAGACTCTCAAATCAGTATTGCATGCCCTAGTACCTTCTCTATCAACCGCTATTGTTGACAGTGAACTTGGATTCCCATTCTTCAGTTCCATTGACGCACTATTCAATGAAGGAATCAATTTGCCTCCCCTTAAGAAACAGGGGTTTTGGAAAGATCTTCTGCCTAACCTTTTCAGGGCCATAACTGATGGAACTAAAGATGTCTTGAAATTTGAGACTCCTGATACCATGGAga GAGACAGATTTTTTTGGTTCAGGGATGAAGAATTTGCTAGACAGACTCTTTCTGGTCTCAACCCTTGTTGCATCAAAATGGTCACG GAATGGCCATTAAGGAGTAAACTAGACCCTGAAATCTACGGTCCCCAAGAATCAGCAATCACTGCAGAAATGGTTGAGCAAGAAATCAAAGGGTTCATGACATGTGGACAG GCAGTAAAAGATCAGAAGCTTTTCATCCTTGACTACCATGATTTATTCCTACCTTTCGTAAGCACAATAAGAGAGCTGAAAGGCACGACACTATACGGGTCACGGACATTGTTCTTCTTAACCCATGAAGGAACATTGAGACCACTAGCTATTGAGCTCACTCGACCACCGATGGATGGTAAGCCGCAATGGAAGCAAGTGTTTAGACCAGCTTGGCATTCCACTGGTGTTTGGCTTTGGAGGCTTGCCAAAGCTCATGTCCTTGCACATGAGTCTGGCTATCACCAACTTATTAGTCACTG GCTAAGAACACATTGCTGCACAGAACCATACATAATCGCGGCCAATCGCCAACTTAGTGAAATGCATCCAATCTACAGACTCTTGCACCCGCATTTCCGGTACACAATGGAGATCAATGCTCTAGCTCGACAATATCTAATTAGTGCAAAAGGGGTTATAGAGACGTCATTCTTTCCTGGCAAGTATTCTATGGAATTAAGCTCTGTTGTCTATGATCAAGAATGGCGGTTTGACTACGAGGCGCTGCCCAAGGATCTAATAAACAG GGGAATGGCTGTGGAAGATCCATCTGCTCCACATGGATTGAAATTGATGGTGGAAGACTATCCATATGCCAATGATGGTTTGGTTTTATGGGATATCATCAAAGAGTGGGTTAGTGACTATGTCAATCACTACTATGCAGACTCAAGTCTCATTGTGTCTGATAATGAGCTCCAAGCATGGTGGACAGAAGTTCGAACGGTAGGTCACGCTGACAAGAAAGATGAACCCTGGTGGCCTGTGCTTAAAACACCTCAGGACCTTATTGAAACCCTGACAACTATCATATGGATAGCCTCCGGTCATCATGCCGCAGTGAATTTCGGACAATATACATATGCAGGATACTTTCCAAATAGGCCTACAACTGCTAGGATGAATATGCCAACCGAAGACCCGAACGATGAGTTGCTGAAACTATTTTGGGAGAAACCTGAAGTGATACTATTGACAACATTCCCTTCACAAATTCAGGCTACAACAGTGATGGCTATATTGGATGTGCTATCAAATCATTCTCCCGATGAGGAGTATCTTGGGCAGGAAATAGAGCCAGCATGGACAGAGGAACCGGCTATAAATGCGGCTTTCGTAAAGTTCAATGGGAGGTTGAAGGAGTTTGAAggaattattgatgaaaggaatGCTGACATTAAATTGAAGAATAGAAACGGAGCTGGCGTTGTGCCTTATGAGCTTTTGAAGCCATTTTCTGACCCTGGAGTTACAGGAAAAGGAGTTCCTTACAGCATCTCTATCTGA